A window from Primulina eburnea isolate SZY01 chromosome 2, ASM2296580v1, whole genome shotgun sequence encodes these proteins:
- the LOC140822919 gene encoding protein NPGR1, giving the protein MLCACSGEKFKFEEAVTQSPESLATRDFSASALSSRTGTVDWESKLEDAQVDEAESTLKEALSLNYEEARALLGRLEYQRGNFDAALQVFQGIDIKILMPRMSKAISDSIRKPKLRGGSRCGVASIMSLHSVSLILEAILLKAKSMAELGRIKEAAKECKIILDTVELALPNGISGGLCIESKILDMFHKALELLPKLWIQEGSLDEAVTSYRRALVKPWSLDPRKLAETQKDLAAILLYGGVESKSPSRYKTQEPAFLKNNTEESILLLFILMQKVLYGEIDWDPEIMDHLTFALTITGQFESLADHVEQVLPGIYNRTERWYFLALCYGAAGQNATAINLLKKMSGLSEAKHKSHLASFLLGAKLCAQVPNESLEGIDFAQRVIDISIDRNEHLNNEVHKFLGVCCGNAARMSISDFDRTKLYKDSLDSLNKASQIGIKDPEIYFNLGLENAIQRDFGPAFENAIMYSKIMAGCSGKGWKLMALVASGEHKLKDSGAIIDLALDEMGIIDQLELLRLKAVIQIAEENPKQAVETYRILLSLIQGLDEHEKNMDEVLTTRSLELEAWLDLAGVYSDHESWLDADICIEKAKATRIYSPRCWHATGCLLEARERHKEALVAFSVALSIDPDYVPSIVSTAKVLIKSGHDESLHVAKSFLMNALRLEHTNHDAWFSLGLVYKMEGSMQQAADSFQAAHELKVSAPVHSFI; this is encoded by the exons ATGTTGTGCGCTTGTTCTGGAGAGAAATTCAAGTTTGAGGAGGCTGTGACTCAGTCTCCAGAGTCATTAGCTACAAGGGATTTCTCCGCAAGTGCACTTTCATCAAGAACTGGGACTGTTGATTGGGAATCAAAACTTGAAGATGCTCAAGTTGATGAAGCTGAATCAACCTTGAAAGAGGCACTCTCTCTTAACTATGAG GAGGCTAGAGCCTTGTTGGGGAGACTAGAATACCAGAGGGGTAATTTTGATGCTGCTCTGCAAGTTTTTCAAGGGATCGATATCAAAATCTTGATGCCTAGGATGTCAAAAGCTATCAGTGACAGTATTCGGAAACCGAAATTACGTGGCGGAAGTCGATGTGGTGTGGCTAGTATAATGTCTCTGCATTCAGTGAGTCTAATTCTCGAAGCAATCTTGCTCAAAGCAAAATCTATGGCTGAGCTTGGACGAATTAAAG AAGCTGCAAAAGAGTGCAAAATCATCTTGGATACGGTTGAATTAGCTCTGCCAAATGGTATATCAGGGGGATTATGCATTGAGAGCAAGATACTCGATATGTTTCATAAAGCACTTGAGCTTCTTCCCAAACTTTGGATACAGGAAGGCTCTCTAGATGAAGCGGTTACTTCATATCGAAGAGCTCTTGTAAAGCCTTGGAGCTTAGATCCTCGAAAACTTGCAGAGACACAGAAAGATTTGGCTGCTATATTGCTCTATGGTGGAGTTGAATCCAAAAGTCCATCTCGATATAAAACTCAGGAACCAGCATTTCTGAAAAATAACACGGAAGAATCAATCCTCCTGTTATTTATACTTATGCAGAAGGTTTTGTACGGTGAAATAGATTGGGATCCAGAAATAATGGATCATTTAACTTTCGCACTCACAATCACGGGGcagtttgagtctttggctgaTCACGTGGAGCAAGTCCTTCCTGGTATATATAATCGAACAGAAAGATGGTATTTTCTTGCACTTTGTTATGGTGCTGCAGGTCAGAATGCAACAGCGATAAACCTTTTAAAGAAAATGTCAGGCCTTTCAGAAGCTAAGCACAAAAGTCACTTGGCATCATTCTTGCTGGGAGCGAAGTTGTGTGCTCAAGTCCCGAATGAGTCATTGGAAGGGATAGATTTTGCACAAAGAGTGATAGATATTTCTATAGACCGAAACGAGCATCTAAACAATGAAGTACATAAGTTTCTTGGGGTATGCTGTGGAAACGCAGCAAGAATGtccatttcagattttgataggACTAAATTGTACAAGGATTCACTTGACTCCTTAAACAAAGCTTCTCAAATTGGCATTAAAGATCCCGAGATTTATTTTAATCTCGGGCTGGAAAATGCGATTCAGCGGGACTTTGGCCCAGCTTTCGAAAATGCGATTATGTATTCTAAAATCATGGCAGGATGTTCGGGGAAGGGGTGGAAACTGATGGCACTTGTTGCTTCTGGAGAGCATAAACTAAAAGATTCCGGAGCCATCATCGACCTTGCTTTGGATGAAATGGGAATTATTGACCAGCTAGAACTTTTGAGGCTCAAAGCTGTGATTCAGATTGCTGAAGAGAACCCAAAGCAAGCAGTAGAAACCTACAGGATTTTGCTGTCTTTGATCCAAGGGCTTGACGAACATGAGAAGAACATGGATGAG GTCCTGACTACGAGGAGCTTGGAATTAGAAGCCTGGCTAGATTTGGCTGGAGTTTATTCAGACCACGAGTCATGGCTTGATGCAGATATTTGCATAGAAAAAGCTAAGGCGACTCGGATTTACTCCCCTCGTTGTTGGCATGCAACAG GCTGTCTTCTTGAAGCTCGAGAAAGACACAAGGAAGCCCTCGTCGCGTTCTCGGTTGCATTATCAATAGATCCAGATTATGTCCCAAGCATTGTTTCAACTGCCAAAGTACTGATAAAATCGGGACATGACGAGTCACTTCATGTCGCGAAAAGTTTCTTGATGAATGCTCTTCGTTTGGAACATACGAACCATGACGCATGGTTCAGCCTCGGATTGGTGTATAAAATGGAAGGATCAATGCAGCAGGCAGCAGACTCTTTTCAAGCTGCACACGAGCTTAAGGTTTCTGCCCCCGTCCATAGCTTTATCTGA